One genomic window of Polyangium aurulentum includes the following:
- a CDS encoding serine/threonine protein kinase — MAETQKIAPGLVIAGRYRVVREIGRGAVGSVHLVQHLHTDEQFALKILHDPAAASPEKIARFRVEARAPARIDSDHVVRITDADVAPELGGAPFFVMEYLRGKDLGAELEACLRLHPREVVFYMRQAARALDKAHGLGIIHRDLKPENLFLTEREDGVPLIKLVDFGIAKVTGDAAAIAQIASKTQTGRIFGTPLFMSPEQATGRVSQIGPTTDVWALGLVAHKLLTGRDHFESSTIAELIAKIAYDPIQPPSKYGFDYGRTYDAWFLRCCHREPGQRFRSAGEAVTALAEALSVEEGDALVDAVLGLRRARALAYRATDPVLPSQEDEEEIAVTVASTLDPPVQQGAPAPAVAPPAPAPAPAPVLAATVVPFPQDKMTGSAGTMVRTADDGLSPRRAALRSGAIFVGAVAAALIVGLAFGLLVLRSSPAEPRAGEPSSSAPAVRPPVSATTPVVRPSKSAATSGVAPRPSASASAAAPSPSASAPASGSSGTRGGTTKVRDPLRGRH, encoded by the coding sequence ATGGCCGAGACCCAGAAGATCGCCCCCGGTTTGGTGATCGCGGGCCGCTATCGCGTGGTGCGCGAGATCGGGCGCGGCGCGGTGGGCTCGGTGCACCTCGTGCAGCACCTCCACACCGACGAGCAGTTCGCGCTCAAGATCTTGCACGATCCGGCGGCTGCGAGCCCGGAGAAGATTGCGCGCTTCCGCGTCGAGGCGCGCGCGCCGGCGCGCATCGACAGCGATCACGTCGTTCGGATCACGGACGCGGACGTCGCGCCCGAGCTCGGCGGGGCGCCGTTCTTCGTGATGGAGTACCTGCGGGGCAAGGATCTCGGCGCGGAGCTCGAGGCTTGCCTCAGGCTGCATCCGCGCGAGGTCGTGTTCTACATGCGGCAGGCGGCGCGTGCGCTCGACAAGGCGCATGGGCTCGGCATCATCCATCGCGACCTGAAGCCGGAGAACCTGTTCTTGACCGAGCGGGAGGACGGCGTGCCGCTCATCAAGCTCGTCGACTTCGGCATCGCCAAGGTCACGGGGGATGCGGCGGCGATCGCGCAGATCGCTTCGAAGACGCAGACGGGGCGCATCTTCGGCACGCCGCTGTTCATGTCGCCCGAGCAGGCGACGGGGCGCGTCTCGCAGATCGGGCCCACCACGGATGTCTGGGCGCTCGGGCTCGTCGCGCACAAGCTCCTCACGGGGCGCGATCACTTCGAGTCGAGCACCATTGCCGAGCTCATCGCCAAGATCGCGTACGACCCGATCCAGCCGCCGAGCAAGTACGGCTTCGACTACGGCAGGACCTACGATGCGTGGTTCTTGCGGTGCTGCCATCGCGAGCCCGGGCAGCGCTTCCGGTCGGCGGGCGAGGCGGTCACGGCGCTCGCGGAGGCGCTCTCGGTCGAGGAGGGCGACGCGCTCGTCGATGCGGTCTTGGGCCTGCGGCGGGCGAGGGCGCTCGCGTACCGGGCAACCGATCCGGTCCTGCCTTCGCAGGAGGACGAGGAGGAGATCGCGGTCACCGTCGCGTCCACGCTCGATCCTCCCGTGCAGCAGGGAGCTCCGGCGCCGGCCGTCGCGCCGCCTGCGCCTGCGCCTGCGCCTGCGCCTGTGCTCGCTGCGACGGTGGTGCCGTTTCCGCAGGACAAGATGACGGGCTCGGCGGGGACGATGGTGCGGACGGCGGACGATGGGCTGTCGCCTCGGCGCGCGGCGCTTCGGAGCGGTGCGATCTTCGTGGGTGCGGTGGCGGCGGCGCTGATCGTGGGGCTTGCGTTCGGGTTGCTCGTGCTGCGCTCCTCGCCTGCCGAGCCGCGGGCGGGGGAGCCTTCGTCGTCGGCGCCTGCGGTTCGGCCGCCCGTGTCGGCGACGACGCCGGTGGTGAGGCCGTCCAAGAGCGCGGCCACGTCGGGTGTGGCGCCGCGGCCTTCGGCGTCGGCTTCGGCGGCTGCTCCGTCGCCGTCTGCGAGCGCTCCGGCTTCGGGGTCGAGCGGCACGCGCGGGGGGACGACCAAGGTTCGCGATCCGCTCCGCGGTCGGCACTGA
- the cyaY gene encoding iron donor protein CyaY — MATEGLSEREFERVADEELRKLERALGDVDQIEMDLSMGVLTIEFSDGIKYVINSHRAARQIWMAAERNAWHFDYHDDDGKWTSAKDRAELWSTVEGVLSRKLGSAIALTR; from the coding sequence ATGGCCACCGAGGGGTTGTCGGAACGGGAGTTCGAGCGCGTCGCCGACGAGGAGCTGCGCAAGCTGGAACGGGCGCTCGGCGACGTCGATCAGATCGAGATGGACCTGAGCATGGGCGTCCTCACGATCGAATTTTCCGACGGGATCAAGTACGTCATCAACAGCCACCGCGCCGCCCGCCAGATCTGGATGGCCGCCGAGCGCAACGCCTGGCACTTCGACTACCACGACGACGACGGCAAGTGGACGAGCGCCAAGGACCGCGCCGAGCTGTGGTCGACCGTCGAGGGCGTCCTGTCCCGCAAGCTCGGCAGCGCCATCGCCCTGACCCGCTGA
- a CDS encoding matrixin family metalloprotease, whose translation MRARLAPWFSAALSLALATTLTQAAQAYCRASTCKNGQVCTPPEEGECGVPLVWKRPCVGIAVQIDASVQVPFDVARDTMLQSFLAWESPICNGELPGIHVEYMGDVPCAKIEYNQLGGNANVLIFRDAVWPHPGGSSDHKIALTTVTFDKNTGEIFDADIEVNSTDKFHFTFGDTDVEYDLQSVLTHEAGHFLGLGHAQEAFPDATMKATYYPGMTEQRTLADDDKNGLCAIYPPQPIDRESCNPIPRHGFSPACLDAQTEGDCSIARGPSRTSTGAAAMIALAMAALVRGRSARRARS comes from the coding sequence ATGCGCGCGCGCCTCGCTCCGTGGTTCTCCGCCGCCCTGAGCCTCGCGCTCGCCACGACGCTGACGCAAGCCGCACAGGCCTACTGCCGCGCCTCGACCTGCAAGAACGGCCAGGTCTGCACGCCGCCCGAAGAGGGCGAGTGCGGCGTGCCCCTCGTCTGGAAGCGCCCCTGCGTGGGCATCGCCGTGCAGATCGACGCCTCGGTCCAGGTGCCCTTCGACGTCGCACGCGACACCATGTTGCAGTCGTTCCTCGCGTGGGAGTCGCCCATCTGCAACGGCGAGCTGCCCGGCATCCACGTCGAGTACATGGGCGACGTCCCGTGCGCGAAGATCGAGTACAACCAGCTCGGCGGCAACGCGAACGTGCTCATCTTCCGCGACGCGGTCTGGCCCCACCCCGGCGGCTCGAGCGATCACAAGATCGCGCTCACCACCGTCACCTTCGACAAGAATACGGGCGAGATCTTCGACGCCGACATCGAGGTCAACTCGACCGACAAGTTCCACTTCACCTTCGGCGACACCGACGTGGAGTACGACCTGCAGTCGGTGCTCACACACGAAGCCGGCCACTTCCTCGGCCTCGGCCACGCGCAGGAAGCCTTCCCCGACGCCACCATGAAGGCGACGTACTACCCCGGCATGACCGAGCAGCGCACGCTGGCCGACGACGACAAGAACGGCCTCTGCGCCATCTACCCCCCGCAGCCCATCGACCGCGAAAGCTGCAACCCCATCCCGCGCCACGGCTTCTCGCCCGCATGTCTCGATGCGCAAACCGAGGGCGACTGCAGCATCGCTCGAGGCCCGAGCCGCACGAGCACGGGCGCGGCCGCGATGATCGCCCTCGCGATGGCAGCCCTCGTCAGAGGCCGAAGCGCACGCCGAGCGAGGTCATGA
- a CDS encoding tetratricopeptide repeat protein — MSKRHSSARLRARPALRSASRSGAFVCAALGLFLCLRASPARAEAGDEEARQGLALAKAGQCVEALPLLEEAEAARHRPSTALVLADCYVNTGELLQAGVLYHMVADEKPTRAHSAADRAAIKAAVRKAREVDARIPTITFLVPSEYEGVEITLNGDPLERTDEPRKVSPDVTIKVVMRAKGRKERAEELFLAEGERRVIDVKLAPRGQESDKPSSISPKSEPRLWLGAGYRGYVVPRFVMNIFGDGGRTVAVPGGAATLTRTSGAFDYAFSLGYGAYFLGPTPFKPSGTPDTEYEIVESDLHALEATFEVRYNVMLDRSRRWRLRIGGGVGVGFTFLGGLYRTQAFPATLTPGDPYTYAKCRGPNDPAGSYRYCNQLDKDADHYDGYADKSWFDRGARPLVYPWVALPEIGISFHPSPRVAIDLDVATSLSGLMTSLGVRFGL, encoded by the coding sequence ATGTCGAAGAGGCATTCGAGCGCTCGACTTCGCGCACGCCCCGCCCTCCGCTCCGCCTCGCGGTCAGGGGCGTTCGTTTGCGCGGCGCTCGGTCTGTTCCTTTGTCTGCGTGCGTCCCCTGCGCGCGCGGAGGCGGGCGACGAGGAGGCGCGTCAGGGCCTGGCGCTCGCGAAGGCCGGCCAGTGCGTGGAGGCGCTGCCGCTGCTCGAGGAGGCGGAGGCGGCCCGGCATCGGCCCTCGACCGCGCTCGTGCTCGCCGACTGTTACGTGAACACGGGCGAGCTGCTCCAGGCCGGCGTCCTCTATCACATGGTCGCCGACGAGAAGCCGACGCGCGCGCACAGCGCGGCCGATCGCGCGGCGATCAAGGCGGCGGTGCGCAAGGCGCGCGAGGTCGACGCGCGCATCCCGACGATCACCTTCCTCGTCCCCTCGGAGTACGAGGGCGTCGAGATCACGCTCAACGGCGATCCGCTCGAGCGCACGGACGAGCCACGCAAGGTCTCGCCGGACGTGACCATCAAGGTCGTGATGCGCGCGAAGGGGCGCAAGGAGCGCGCCGAGGAGCTGTTCCTCGCGGAGGGCGAGCGGCGCGTGATCGACGTCAAGCTCGCGCCGCGCGGACAGGAGAGCGACAAGCCCTCCTCGATCTCGCCGAAGTCCGAGCCGCGGCTGTGGCTCGGCGCGGGCTACCGGGGCTACGTCGTGCCTCGGTTCGTGATGAACATCTTCGGCGATGGTGGCCGCACGGTGGCCGTGCCTGGCGGGGCGGCGACGCTGACGCGCACGTCGGGAGCCTTCGACTACGCCTTCTCGCTCGGCTACGGCGCGTACTTCCTCGGGCCCACGCCTTTCAAGCCGAGCGGCACGCCGGACACCGAGTACGAGATCGTCGAGAGCGATCTGCACGCGCTCGAGGCGACGTTCGAGGTCCGTTACAACGTGATGCTCGATCGCTCGCGGCGGTGGCGGCTGCGGATAGGCGGCGGGGTCGGCGTGGGCTTCACGTTCCTCGGCGGGCTCTACCGGACGCAGGCGTTTCCGGCGACGCTCACGCCGGGCGATCCGTACACGTACGCCAAGTGCAGAGGCCCGAACGATCCGGCGGGCAGCTATCGCTACTGCAACCAGCTCGACAAGGACGCCGATCACTACGACGGCTACGCGGACAAGAGCTGGTTCGATCGCGGCGCGCGACCGCTCGTCTACCCGTGGGTCGCGCTGCCCGAGATCGGCATCTCGTTCCATCCCTCGCCGCGCGTGGCGATCGATCTCGACGTGGCGACGTCGCTGTCGGGTCTCATGACCTCGCTCGGCGTGCGCTTCGGCCTCTGA
- a CDS encoding DUF4142 domain-containing protein, with the protein MRRSWMGTVAALAAGAALFGACRTEEVSDWAQGKSKYPRGVEEQTSTQPHPRAPLTPDVGDRRAVERMLAMVQIESQAEIEAARLAEERGATPAVKAFAAAMRRDHEEMLGNLKDVAKSRGIDLDAVIGDDPMLSAQRAASLERGERLRTLSGPAFDGAYMSSQPMMHLLLAKMADQGRQAAQNRDIAGFFTRLSSSLRAHRDMALSAMPVACGGTGEAHEGAGHEMPPP; encoded by the coding sequence ATGCGACGAAGCTGGATGGGGACGGTCGCAGCGCTCGCGGCGGGCGCCGCGCTGTTCGGGGCATGCCGCACGGAGGAGGTCAGCGATTGGGCGCAGGGCAAGAGCAAGTACCCGCGCGGCGTGGAGGAGCAGACCTCGACGCAACCGCACCCGCGCGCGCCGCTCACGCCGGACGTCGGAGACCGGCGGGCCGTCGAGCGGATGCTCGCCATGGTGCAGATCGAGAGCCAGGCCGAGATCGAGGCCGCGCGCCTCGCCGAGGAGCGCGGGGCGACCCCCGCCGTCAAGGCCTTCGCCGCCGCCATGCGTCGCGATCACGAGGAGATGCTCGGGAACCTCAAGGATGTCGCGAAGAGCCGCGGCATCGATCTCGACGCGGTCATCGGCGACGACCCCATGCTCTCGGCCCAGCGCGCGGCGAGCCTCGAGCGCGGCGAACGGCTGAGGACGCTCTCCGGCCCCGCCTTCGACGGCGCGTACATGTCCTCCCAGCCGATGATGCACCTCCTGCTCGCCAAGATGGCCGATCAGGGCCGGCAAGCCGCGCAGAACCGGGACATCGCGGGCTTCTTCACGCGCCTGTCCAGCTCGCTGCGCGCGCACCGCGACATGGCCCTGTCCGCGATGCCCGTCGCCTGCGGCGGGACCGGCGAAGCCCACGAGGGCGCAGGGCACGAGATGCCGCCCCCCTGA
- a CDS encoding pseudouridine synthase yields the protein MIECVHAEQCGGCPLIGMDYAQQLTAKRARVVSAIVHYPALELLYTRQVVPGDQIVGYRGRAKLIVSPSGGIGLYSRSGNHDVVDIPSCRVLAPPLAEVASTLRALIASPPPEARALLLPYDPQGGGVLRAIDLREVHMPPESSFTGSASALPGTTPTAQGNRVGVLLTFVLQRDRVVSRDELKEAGRALRAMLPRVIGLAANLHEADAPQILGPETLVLDGIPQAEDRIGPSYHVASFGSFVQVHRGQAARVHALITREIASLDMQLLIDETGTNRRQPRVLDLYGGSGAISIALAHAKNIVTMIESFAPAVQNARAAAEAQGLGRLDARVGDTAEVVASMLSSNEKFDAVVMNPPRRGVSPAAREAIARLGAPLCIYVSCDPDTLARDLDHFSRLGYASSELIPIDMIPLTEEVETVAVLKRAPPVAPRVIYEDDDVIVVEKGPHEPTENQPEYLGSLMQRCLRLPGVSSLKVVNKLDTGTSGLCIFARNEVARQLWSTALATSGRLIYLVAAKGVTPTKGAIARDLREGGRSYMARTRYRRLAVASGHSILRVIPDGHRPHQIRRHLAAIGHPVLGDERYGHVPTNRYFEEKHGLDRCFVHLIRIEIVHPRTGAKLLIESTLPGDLRASLERATGASVIKFLEQKHALGENRASSMLPDAPPSSPAPSGRSSQPQHTPMPPDALQPPSYNPDSISDPMSYASPDSFAQPPSYASPASFAAPPSYQPPGAPTTPPTITVPSDPNPITSVPDFDESPRTHRQAIVSDDD from the coding sequence ATGATCGAGTGCGTGCACGCCGAGCAATGCGGCGGCTGCCCTCTCATCGGGATGGACTACGCCCAGCAGCTCACCGCCAAGCGCGCGCGCGTCGTGAGCGCGATCGTCCACTATCCGGCGCTCGAGCTGCTCTACACGCGTCAGGTGGTGCCCGGCGATCAGATCGTGGGCTACCGAGGACGCGCGAAGCTCATCGTGTCGCCGAGCGGCGGCATCGGGCTCTACAGCCGATCGGGCAACCACGACGTGGTCGACATCCCGAGCTGTCGCGTGCTCGCGCCTCCGCTCGCCGAGGTGGCCTCCACCTTGCGCGCCCTGATCGCCTCGCCTCCCCCCGAGGCGCGCGCGCTGCTCTTGCCCTACGATCCTCAGGGCGGCGGCGTGCTGCGCGCGATCGATCTGCGCGAGGTGCACATGCCGCCGGAGTCGAGCTTCACAGGCTCCGCCTCCGCGCTGCCCGGCACCACGCCCACCGCGCAAGGCAACCGCGTCGGCGTGCTCCTCACCTTCGTGCTCCAGCGCGACCGCGTCGTGTCCCGCGACGAGCTGAAGGAAGCAGGCCGCGCGCTGCGGGCCATGCTCCCGCGCGTCATCGGCCTCGCGGCCAACCTGCACGAGGCGGACGCGCCGCAGATCCTCGGGCCCGAGACGCTCGTGCTCGACGGCATCCCGCAGGCCGAGGACCGCATCGGGCCGAGCTACCACGTCGCCTCCTTCGGCTCCTTCGTGCAGGTGCACAGGGGACAGGCCGCGCGCGTGCACGCGCTCATCACGCGTGAGATCGCCTCGCTCGACATGCAGCTCTTGATCGACGAGACGGGCACCAACCGGCGCCAGCCGCGCGTGCTCGATCTCTACGGTGGCTCGGGCGCCATCTCGATCGCGCTCGCGCACGCGAAGAACATCGTGACCATGATCGAGTCCTTCGCCCCCGCGGTGCAGAACGCGCGCGCCGCGGCCGAAGCGCAAGGCCTCGGCAGGCTCGACGCCCGCGTCGGTGACACGGCCGAGGTCGTGGCGTCGATGCTGTCGAGCAACGAGAAGTTCGACGCGGTCGTGATGAACCCGCCCCGGCGCGGCGTCTCGCCCGCCGCGCGCGAAGCCATCGCCCGCCTCGGCGCGCCCTTGTGCATCTACGTCTCGTGCGATCCCGACACGCTCGCGCGCGACCTCGATCACTTCAGCCGCCTCGGCTACGCCTCGAGCGAGCTCATCCCGATCGACATGATCCCGCTGACCGAGGAGGTCGAGACGGTGGCGGTGCTCAAGCGCGCCCCGCCCGTCGCTCCGCGCGTCATCTACGAGGACGACGACGTCATCGTGGTCGAGAAGGGCCCGCACGAGCCGACCGAGAATCAGCCCGAGTACCTCGGCTCGCTCATGCAGCGCTGCCTCAGGCTGCCGGGCGTGTCGAGCCTCAAGGTCGTGAACAAGCTCGACACGGGCACGAGCGGCCTGTGCATCTTCGCGCGCAACGAGGTGGCGCGGCAGCTATGGAGCACCGCGCTCGCCACGAGCGGCAGGCTCATCTATCTCGTCGCCGCCAAGGGCGTCACGCCGACCAAGGGCGCGATCGCGCGCGACCTGCGCGAAGGCGGACGCAGCTACATGGCCCGCACCCGCTACCGCAGGCTCGCGGTCGCGTCGGGTCACTCGATCCTGCGCGTCATCCCCGACGGCCATCGCCCGCACCAGATCCGCCGCCACCTCGCCGCCATCGGCCACCCGGTCCTCGGCGACGAGCGCTACGGACACGTGCCGACGAACCGCTACTTCGAGGAGAAGCACGGCCTCGATCGCTGCTTCGTGCACCTGATCCGCATCGAGATCGTCCACCCGCGCACGGGCGCGAAGCTGCTCATCGAGTCGACGCTGCCGGGGGATCTCCGCGCGTCGCTCGAGCGCGCGACGGGCGCCTCGGTGATCAAGTTCCTCGAGCAGAAGCACGCGCTCGGCGAGAACCGCGCCTCCTCGATGCTGCCCGACGCGCCGCCGTCGAGCCCCGCGCCGAGCGGCCGGTCGTCACAGCCGCAGCACACGCCGATGCCGCCCGACGCGCTGCAGCCGCCGTCGTACAACCCGGACTCGATCAGCGATCCGATGTCGTACGCGTCGCCGGACTCGTTCGCGCAGCCGCCGTCGTACGCCTCGCCCGCCTCCTTCGCGGCCCCGCCCTCGTACCAGCCGCCCGGGGCGCCGACGACCCCGCCCACGATCACGGTGCCGAGCGATCCCAACCCGATCACCTCGGTCCCCGACTTCGACGAGTCCCCCCGCACGCATCGCCAGGCCATCGTCTCCGACGACGACTAG
- a CDS encoding HD domain-containing phosphohydrolase, with protein MSSHFTEERPRILVVDDEKVIRDMLADFLGMEGYIVRTAEDGTSALGELSKGHYDLIISDLKMPKMGGIALLDEISKTAPDTLTVIMTGFGTVETAIDAMKRGAYDYVLKPFKLDEVVHVIQRGLDKQRMAAENLRLREALSLYKVSEAIQASLSLDQVLETIADSCLNEVRCDLVSTWLDDGEGNLFERQHIRSENLPEDARLGAIDAGKIVEHLRSDATLIEQGARGLRFFAATPEVSLSSLVAVPLRIGQRFMGFIALASYTKGRRFEEGQRKMLSIIASRAAAAIENARLYQDLQATFQQTIQGLAKAIDKMDRYTAGHSDRVALYAVFLARRLGLPAHEIEIVRQSALMHDIGKIGCVLNLNKPGKLTQDEYEVFKKHPVYGRDILDPIKFLHPLIPGVHLHHERWDGRGYPLKMKGNEIPIIARIIAVADTYDAMTSDRSYRRALPHEVAVAEIERCSSTQFDPDVAAFFTENIETYRDEQRDAGIEVPE; from the coding sequence GTGTCGTCTCATTTCACCGAAGAGCGTCCTCGCATCCTGGTCGTCGACGACGAGAAGGTCATCCGTGACATGCTCGCCGACTTCCTCGGGATGGAGGGGTACATCGTGCGCACCGCCGAGGACGGCACGAGCGCGCTCGGCGAGCTGTCGAAGGGGCACTACGACCTCATCATCAGCGACCTGAAGATGCCCAAGATGGGCGGCATCGCGCTGCTCGACGAGATCAGCAAGACCGCGCCCGACACGCTCACCGTGATCATGACGGGGTTCGGCACCGTCGAGACCGCGATCGACGCGATGAAGCGCGGCGCCTACGACTACGTCCTCAAGCCCTTCAAGCTCGACGAGGTCGTCCATGTCATCCAGCGCGGCCTCGACAAGCAGCGCATGGCGGCCGAGAACCTGCGACTGCGCGAGGCGCTCAGCCTCTACAAGGTGAGCGAGGCGATCCAGGCCAGCCTGTCGCTCGATCAGGTGCTCGAGACGATCGCCGATAGCTGCCTGAACGAGGTGCGCTGCGATCTGGTCTCGACCTGGCTCGACGACGGCGAGGGCAACCTCTTCGAGCGACAGCACATCCGCTCCGAGAATCTGCCCGAGGACGCGAGGCTCGGCGCGATCGACGCGGGCAAGATCGTCGAGCACCTGCGCTCGGACGCGACGCTCATCGAGCAGGGCGCGCGAGGGCTGCGGTTCTTCGCGGCGACGCCCGAGGTCTCGCTCTCCTCGCTCGTCGCGGTGCCCTTGCGCATCGGCCAGCGCTTCATGGGCTTCATCGCGCTCGCCTCGTACACCAAGGGCCGCCGCTTCGAGGAGGGCCAGCGCAAGATGCTGAGCATCATCGCCTCGCGCGCGGCGGCGGCGATCGAGAACGCGCGGCTCTACCAGGATCTACAGGCGACCTTCCAGCAGACGATCCAGGGCCTCGCCAAGGCGATCGACAAGATGGATCGCTACACCGCGGGCCACTCCGATCGCGTCGCGCTCTACGCCGTCTTCCTCGCGCGGCGGCTCGGCCTGCCCGCGCACGAGATCGAGATCGTGCGGCAGAGCGCGCTGATGCACGACATCGGCAAGATCGGCTGCGTCCTGAACCTGAACAAGCCCGGCAAGCTCACGCAGGACGAGTACGAGGTGTTCAAGAAGCACCCGGTGTACGGGCGCGACATCCTCGATCCGATCAAGTTCCTCCACCCGCTCATCCCGGGCGTGCACCTGCACCACGAGCGCTGGGACGGGCGCGGCTATCCGCTCAAGATGAAGGGCAACGAGATCCCGATCATCGCGCGCATCATCGCGGTCGCCGACACCTACGACGCGATGACGAGCGACAGATCCTACCGCCGCGCCTTGCCGCACGAGGTCGCCGTCGCCGAGATCGAGCGCTGCTCGAGCACGCAGTTCGATCCCGACGTGGCCGCGTTCTTCACCGAGAACATCGAGACCTACCGCGACGAGCAGCGCGACGCCGGCATCGAGGTGCCCGAGTGA
- the lipB gene encoding lipoyl(octanoyl) transferase LipB has product MSRAPAPRRVRALWLGRRRYEPIHALQKRLLELRAQGRTGDLVLLVEHDPVITLGRAADESNVLLGEEALRTRGADLARTGRGGDVTYHGPGQLVCYPIIDLKPDRCDVRRYVRQLAEVMILLARELGVEAGTVDGLIGVWVDSAAPTEWAGAPWARDLRKLGAIGVRLSRWITMHGFAFNLAPDLAAFQSWIVPCGIRDHGVTSIADLTGREHAVRDVALASAPVLARGLDLEIERIEDVAEHPDLFALLTGESTTAQDHTLDGDGGKKGTNSPAEPDAA; this is encoded by the coding sequence GTGAGTCGCGCTCCGGCCCCGAGGCGCGTGCGCGCGCTGTGGCTCGGGCGCCGTCGCTACGAGCCCATTCACGCCTTGCAGAAGCGCCTCCTCGAGCTGCGCGCGCAAGGCCGCACGGGGGATCTCGTCCTGCTCGTCGAGCACGATCCGGTGATCACGCTGGGCCGCGCCGCGGACGAGTCGAACGTCTTGCTCGGCGAGGAGGCGCTGCGCACGCGCGGGGCCGATCTCGCGCGCACGGGCCGCGGCGGCGACGTCACCTATCACGGGCCAGGGCAGCTCGTGTGTTATCCGATCATCGATCTGAAGCCCGATCGCTGCGACGTGCGGCGCTACGTCCGGCAGCTCGCGGAGGTGATGATCCTGCTCGCGCGCGAGCTCGGCGTGGAGGCGGGCACGGTCGACGGGCTCATCGGCGTGTGGGTCGACAGCGCGGCGCCCACCGAGTGGGCCGGGGCTCCGTGGGCGCGTGATCTGCGCAAGCTCGGCGCGATCGGCGTGCGCCTGTCACGGTGGATCACGATGCACGGCTTCGCGTTCAACCTCGCGCCCGATCTCGCCGCGTTCCAGAGCTGGATCGTCCCGTGCGGGATCCGCGATCACGGCGTCACCTCGATCGCCGACCTCACCGGCCGCGAGCACGCCGTGCGCGACGTGGCGCTCGCCTCGGCGCCCGTGCTCGCGCGCGGGCTCGACCTCGAGATCGAGCGCATCGAGGACGTCGCGGAGCATCCGGATCTGTTCGCGCTGCTCACGGGAGAGAGCACGACGGCGCAAGATCACACCCTGGACGGCGACGGCGGCAAAAAGGGCACGAATTCGCCTGCGGAACCGGACGCCGCCTGA